ACCCGCGCTTGGCGCCAGCAAGGGCAGCAGCGCCAGGATCGGGATCACCGCGAGATCCTGGAACAGCAGGATGGCGAACGACGAGCGGCCATGGGCGCTCGACAACTGCCCCTTCTCCGCCAGGATCTGCAGCGCGAACGCGGTCGACGAAAGCGACAGCGCCAAGCCGACAACGATCGCGCTTTCCAGGGTCAGCCCCATGGCGAACGCCGCCGCCGCCAGCAGGATGGCGGTGATAAGGACCTGGGCGCCGCCCATGCCGAAGACCGCCTTGCGCATGGTCATCAGGCGCGAGGGCTGCAGCTCCAGGCCGATGACAAAAAGAAGCAGCACGACACCGAACTCGGCAAAGTGCAAGATGTCATCAACATTGGTGACGAGGCCAAGGGCCGACGGGCCGATCACCACGCCGGCGACCAAGTACCCGAGGACCGATCCAAAACCCACCCGCTTCGACAACGGCACGGCGACAATGGCGGCGGCCAGAAAAATGGCGGCAATGACTAGAAACGACATAACCCCGAATCCCTCCCAGTTCACACCATCATAGGTGCCGTCATGCCGCTGCAAAACCGCGTGACGCCATTTGGCGAGATAGTTGATCACCCCGCGCGCGGTCTCTTCCTGGGCAACCGTGGCTGCCTGTGCGACGAGGCCGGCAAACTCGCCACCCGGCGCTGGCGGCTGCGGGCCTGGATCACCTGCCAGTTGTCCTACAAGGGCTGGTGGCGCCCGGTCATGCAACCTGGCGTGTGGACCGAGCTCTTTTTCATGGACGAGGCGACGGCACTTGCCGCCGGCCATCGCCCCTGCGCGCTGTGCCGGCGCGACGACTACAACCGCTACCGCCATGCCTGGGCGCTGGCACAAGGCCTCGCCTCGCCGCCCAAGGCGGTTGAGATGGACGATATCACCCACCGGGAGCGAGCCAGGCGCGACCGCAGCAAGGTCACCTATCAGGCCAACCTCGAAAGCCTGCCCGATGGCGCCATGGTTGTTCTGCCCGGCACAGCCAACCGCGCCGGCCTGGTTTACCGTGGCGCGTTGCTACCCTGGTCGCCGGAGGGCTATGGCAAGGGCACCGCCATTGAACCCCTTAAGGTCGATGTTCTGACGCCCGCCTCGTCCGTCGCGGTGCTGGCCGCCGGCTATTCGCCCGTGCTTCACACCAGCGCAACGCTGTAAACATCCCGAAACTTTCGTGATCCCCGCCACTTGTGCTGGGGCCGCCAGGCACGATATAGGGACGCATCCCGAAACCCCCGCAACCGGTAGCATCGGCATGGACCTCAGGAACATCGCCATCATCGCCCATGTCGACCATGGCAAAACCACGCTCGTCGACGAGCTGCTGAAGCAAAGCGGCGCCTTCCGCGCCAACCAGCAGGTCGCCGAACGGGCCATGGACAGCAACGATCTGGAGCGCGAGCGGGGCATCACGATCCTGGCCAAGTGCACGTCGGTGGTGTGGAACGATGCCCGCATCAACATCGTCGACACGCCGGGCCACGCCGACTTCGGCGGCGAGGTCGAGCGTATCCTGAGCATGGTCGACGGCGTCTGCGTTCTTGTTGACGCAGCCGAAGGCCCGATGCCGCAGACCAAGTTCGTGGTCGGCAAGG
The Pseudomonadota bacterium genome window above contains:
- a CDS encoding cation:proton antiporter — translated: MSFLVIAAIFLAAAIVAVPLSKRVGFGSVLGYLVAGVVIGPSALGLVTNVDDILHFAEFGVVLLLFVIGLELQPSRLMTMRKAVFGMGGAQVLITAILLAAAAFAMGLTLESAIVVGLALSLSSTAFALQILAEKGQLSSAHGRSSFAILLFQDLAVIPILALLPLLAPSAG